A section of the Lepus europaeus isolate LE1 chromosome 19, mLepTim1.pri, whole genome shotgun sequence genome encodes:
- the LOC133748432 gene encoding cocaine esterase, with amino-acid sequence MGLHRRGARLGAMVCGVLLLLDPGHGQDSASPIRNTHMGQVRGSLVHVEGTDAGVHTFLGIPFAKPPLGPLRFAPPEPAEAWSGVRDGTSHPAMCLQNLATMGQDDLKLNFSQLSIPMSEDCLYLNIYSPAHAREGSDLPVMVWIHGGGLTMGMASMCDSTALAAFEDVVVVNIQYRLGVLGFFSTGDQHATGNWGYLDQVAALRWVQQNIAHFGGNPGRVTIFGESAGGMSVSLHVVSPMSQGLFHGAIMESGVALLPGLITSSSEVVSTVVANLSGCGQVDSETLVRCLRAKSEEEMLAITKAFKVIAGVVDGFFLPRHPEQLLASADFQPVPSIIGVNNDEYGWVLPKLLFATDPQEERDREAMKELMHQATKQLMLPPALGDVLMDEYMGSNEDPKTLMAQFQEMMADAMFVIPALRVAHFQRSRAPVYFYEFQHRPSFTKDLRPPHVRADHGDELLFVFRSFLFGSKVPLTEEEELLNRRVMKYWANFARNRNPNGEGLPHWPVFDQDERYLQLNVQPAVGQALKARRLQFWTHTLPQRVQELRGAEQKHTEL; translated from the exons GCCAGGACTCTGCCAGCCCCATCCGGAACACGCACATGGGGCAGGTGCGCGGGAGCCTGGTCCACGTGGAAGGCACCGATGCGGGCGTCCACACCTTCCTGGGAATTCCCTTTGCCAAGCCACCTCTGGGGCCACTGCGCTTTGCACCTCCTGAACCTGCTGAAGCTTGGAGTGGAGTGAGGGACGGGACCTCCCACCCAGCCAT GTGTCTGCAGAACTTGGCTACGATGGGTCAAGATGATCTGAAACTGAACTTCAGCCAGCTCTCAATCCCCATGTCCGAGGACTGCCTGTACCTCAACATCTACTCGCCTGCACATGCCCGTGAGGGCTCTGACCTGCCT GTGATGGTGTGGATCCACGGTGGTGGGCTGACTATGGGCATGGCTTCCATGTGCGACAGTACTGCACTGGCAGCATTTGAGGACGTGGTGGTGGTCAATATTCAGTACCGCCTGGGTGTCCTGGGCTTCTTCAG CACTGGAGACCAGCACGCCACCGGCAACTGGGGCTACCTGGACCAAGTGGCCGCGCTGCGCTGGGTCCAGCAGAATATCGCCCACTTTGGAGGCAACCCTGGCCGGGTCACCATTTTTGGCGAGTCTGCAGGTGGCATGAGTGTGTCCTTGCATGTGGTGTCACCCATGTCCCAAGGTCTCTTCCACGGAGCCATCATGGAGAGTGGGGTGGCCCTGCTGCCCGGCCTCATCACCAGCTCATCGGAGGTGGTCTCCACA GTGGTGGCCAACCTGTCTGGCTGTGGCCAGGTGGACTCTGAGACCCTGGTGCGCTGCTTGCGGGCCAAGAGTGAAGAGGAGATGCTGGCCATCACCAAG GCCTTCAAGGTCATCGCAGGAGTGGTGGACGGGTTCTTCCTGCCCAGACACCCCGAGCAGCTGCTGGCCTCGGCTGATTTTCAACCTGTCCCCAGCATCATTGGTGTCAACAATGATGAGTATGGCTGGGTCCTCCCCAAG CTCCTGTTCGCCACTGACCCTCAAGAGGAGAGAGACCGAGAGGCCATGAAGGAACTAATGCATCAAGCAACAAAACAGCTG ATGCTGCCTCCCGCTTTGGGGGACGTGTTGATGGACGAGTACATGGGGAGCAATGAGGACCCCAAGACCCTCATGGCCCAGTTCCAGGAGATGATGGCAGACGCCATGTTCGTGATACCTGCACTCCGAGTAGCACATTTCCAGC GTTCCCGCGCCCCTGTCTACTTCTACGAGTTCCAGCATCGACCCAGCTTCACAAAGGACCTCAGGCCGCCCCACGTGAGGGCCGACCACGGCGATGAGCTGCTCTTTGTCTTCAGATCGTTTCTCTTTGGCAGCAAAG tGCCCCTCActgaggaagaggagctgctgaacAGGAGGGTGATGAAGTACTGGGCCAACTTTGCTCGCAACAG GAACCCCAACGGCGAGGGCCTGCCGCACTGGCCCGTGTTCGACCAGGACGAGCGATACCTGCAGCTGAACGTGCAGCCTGCAGTGGGCCAGGCCCTGAAGGCCCGCAGGCTCCAGTTCTGGACCCACACCCTGCCCCAGAGGGTCCAGGAGCTCAGGGGCGCTGAGCAGAAGCACACAGAGCTGTAG